Below is a genomic region from Bacteroidales bacterium.
CTTTAAATGTAAAATTCAATTTTGATAAAATGTATATTTCTACCGGTGTTTCTTCCTTGGTTTATTTAAAAGAAAGTTATTTTGAGAATTATTATGTTGAAAATACACAAGAAGTATATAACTCTCAAACGAATTCATATGAAACTCTATATCTTTACGATCAAGTAAGTGAAAATCAAGAATCCGGTGCATTTAAAACCTTTGATTTTGCAAAATTATTTAATTTTTCTGTCGGTTATAAAATTCCTTTAAAGAAAGGCAGTTTGATATTTGAACCTTATGCCAAAATTCCGATCGGTAACTTAACTTCCTATAATATTTCTTACGGTTACGGCGGTTTGGCTTTGAAGTATGATTTTTAAGCGAAACACACCATTAAACAATGCAAATAAACTAAAAAACAATTTCGTATTTTAATTATCAATATTAACTTCGCCGGCTTAAACACATGCACATTTTGTATTTGTGTATGAAAAATATATAATATGATAAATATAACATTCCCCGATAAAACAGTAAAGGAATTTGAAAGCGGTATCACCGGTTTAGAAATAGCAAAAGGAATCAGTAATCGTTTGGCAAAAGAAGCCGTAGCAGTAGGTGTAAACGGTAAAACTTACGATTTAACTCGCCCGATTACTGAGGATGCAGACTTCGCAATATACAAATTTGACGATGAACAAGGTAAAGATGCATTTTGGCATTCATCTGCTCACCTTATGGCGGAAGCTATTGAAGCACTATACCCGGGAGTGAAACTTTGGGTAGGTCCTTCTATTGATAACGGTTTTTATTATGATATTGACCTTCCGGAAGGGAAAACAATATCTGATAAAGATTTTCCGAGAATTGAAAAAAAGATGCTCGAATTGGCTCAACAAAAAAATGAGTATATCAGAAAAGATATGAGTAAATCTGAGGCATTAAAATATTATACCGAAAAAGGAGATGAATATAAAGTTGATTTAATCAGCGGATTAGAAGACGGTACAATTACTTTTTACGAGCAAGGAAACTTTACTGATTTATGCAGAGGACCGCATTTGCCGAATACCGGCTATATTAAGGCAATGAAAATAATGAGCATTGCCGGAGCCTATTGGAAAGGTGATGAAAATAATAAACAATTGACACGTGTTTACGGAGTAAGTTTTCCGAAACAAAAATTATTAAGCGAATATCTTGTTTTACTGGAAGAAGCAAAAAAACGAGATCACAGAAAATTGGGGAAAGAACTTGAATTATTTACCTTCTCAAGCAGAGTAGGACAGGGGCTTCCGCTATGGTTGCCGAAAGGTGCAAAATTAAGAGAACGTTTAGAGAATTTTTTAAAGAAAGTTCAAACAGAATACGGTTATGAGCCTGTAATTACTCCGCATATCGGACAAAAAGAATTGTATGTAACATCCGGGCATTATGCAAAATACGGTGCAGATTCGTTTCAACCGATAAATACACCTGCCGAAGGCGAAGAGTTTTTGTTAAAACCGATGAATTGTCCGCATCATTGTGAAATTTATAAAGCAAAACCTCATTCATATAAAGATTTACCGATACGTTATGCAGAATTCGGAACCGTATACAGATATGAGCAAAGCGGTGAGTTACATGGACTTACACGTGTTCGTGGTTTTACTCAAGACGATGCACATATTTTTTGCAGACCGGATCAATTAAGAGAAGAATTTATTAAAGTGATTGATATAGTTCTTTATATTTTCAAAACTCTTGATTTTGCTAATTTTACAACTCAAATTTCTTTAAGAGATAAAGAAGATAAAAGTAAATATATCGGTTCTGATGAAAATTGGGAAAAAGCAGAAGCTGCCATTATAGAAGCATGCGAAGAAAAAGGTTTAAATACTGTTATTGAATACGGTGAAGCTGCATTTTACGGTCCTAAGTTAGACTTTATGGTAAA
It encodes:
- the thrS gene encoding threonine--tRNA ligase, with amino-acid sequence MINITFPDKTVKEFESGITGLEIAKGISNRLAKEAVAVGVNGKTYDLTRPITEDADFAIYKFDDEQGKDAFWHSSAHLMAEAIEALYPGVKLWVGPSIDNGFYYDIDLPEGKTISDKDFPRIEKKMLELAQQKNEYIRKDMSKSEALKYYTEKGDEYKVDLISGLEDGTITFYEQGNFTDLCRGPHLPNTGYIKAMKIMSIAGAYWKGDENNKQLTRVYGVSFPKQKLLSEYLVLLEEAKKRDHRKLGKELELFTFSSRVGQGLPLWLPKGAKLRERLENFLKKVQTEYGYEPVITPHIGQKELYVTSGHYAKYGADSFQPINTPAEGEEFLLKPMNCPHHCEIYKAKPHSYKDLPIRYAEFGTVYRYEQSGELHGLTRVRGFTQDDAHIFCRPDQLREEFIKVIDIVLYIFKTLDFANFTTQISLRDKEDKSKYIGSDENWEKAEAAIIEACEEKGLNTVIEYGEAAFYGPKLDFMVKDALGRSWQLGTIQVDYNLPDRFELEYTGSDDKKHRPVMIHRAPFGSMERFVAVLIEHTAGKFPLWLTSEQAVILPISERFNDYAKDVMNQLKLTDVRVTVDNRNEKIGKKIRDNEMKRIPYMLIVGEKEVENNLLSVRKQGEGDIGTMTIEEFSNFINDRVAKELK